From the Temnothorax longispinosus isolate EJ_2023e chromosome 6, Tlon_JGU_v1, whole genome shotgun sequence genome, one window contains:
- the LOC139814042 gene encoding uncharacterized protein, with the protein MRPARSWAPLAVTALVATALLLRPIHADAPISGSYLPPSTSYGTPNLGGGGGGGGGGGYPGGGGGGISSSYGAPSGGGGGFSGGGGGGFGGGGGGFGGGGGGRPSSTYGAPGGGGGGGGPPSSSYGAPPSSSYGAPPSSSYGAPPSSSYGAPPSSSYGAPSSGGGGGFGGGGSGGFGGGGGGFGGGAPSSSYGAPSSGGGFGGGAPSSSYGAPSRPSGSYGAPSRPSGSYGAPSVGRPSSSYGAPSSGGGGFGGGGFGGGGGGGGFGGGRPSSTYGAPSSGGGRPSSTYGAPSGGGGGFGGGGGGFGGGAPSSSYGAPSSTYSAPSSSYGAPRGGGGGGGGRPSSSYGAPSSGGGGGGFGGGGGFGGGGYSGGGGGVSSTYGAPSAGGGSGGYSGGGGGYSGGAPSSTYGAPSGGGGSGGYSGGGGSFGGGSGGYSGGGGGGYSGGGGGGYSGGGGGGGRPSSSYGAPSSGGGGGQSYASNGGYQY; encoded by the exons ATGAGGCCCGCGAGAAGCTGGGCCCCGTTGGCAGTGACCGCGCTGGTCGCGACGGCTCTGCTGTTGAGGCCCATCCACGCTGATG caCCTATCTCGGGCAGCTATCTACCACCGTCAACCAGTTACGGCACGCCTAATCTAggaggtggcggcggcggcggcggcggcggcggttatcctggcggtggcggtggagGAATATCGTCGAGCTACGGTGCGCCTTCAGGCGGTGGCGGTGGAttcagcggcggcggcggcggcggattcggcggtggtggcggcggattcggtggcggcggcggtggtcgACCTTCCTCGACCTACGGAGCGCCCGGTGgaggtggcggtggcggtgggcCACCGTCCTCCAGCTACGGAGCACCCCCATCTTCGAGCTACGGGGCACCCCCGTCTTCAAGCTATGGGGCACCCCCGTCTTCGAGCTACGGGGCACCTCCGTCTTCAAGCTACGGAGCACCGTccagcggcggcggtggtggttTCGGAGGCGGCGGAAGTGGCGGTTTCGGCGGCGGAGGTGGCGGCTTCGGTGGTGGAGCGCCTTCCAGCAGCTATGGAGCACCTAGTTCTGGCGGAGGTTTCGGCGGCGGGGCACCGTCCTCCAGTTACGGAGCCCCATCTCGTCCCTCCGGCAGCTACGGGGCACCATCTCGCCCCTCCGGCAGCTACGGGGCACCATCCGTAGGACGCCCATCTTCCTCGTATGGCGCTCCTTCTAGCGGAGGCGGCGGATTCGGCGGCGGTGGTttcggcggtggcggcggcggcggtggcttCGGCGGCGGTAGACCATCCTCGACTTATGGAGCGCCGTCGAGTGGAGGCGGCAGACCATCGTCCACATACGGAGCGCCTTCCGGCGGTGGCGGAGGTttcggcggtggcggtggcggtttTGGAGGTGGGGCACCCTCCTCGAGCTATGGAGCGCCTTCCTCGACCTACAGCGCACCTTCCTCGAGCTATGGGGCACCGCGTGGCGGCGGAGGCGGAGGCGGTGGCAGACCCTCGTCCAGCTATGGAGCGCCCAGttccggcggcggcggcggcggctttGGAGGTGGCGGTGGTTTCGGAGGAGGTGGATACtccggtggtggtggtggagTGTCTTCAACTTACGGTGCACCCTCGGCAGGCGGTGGTAGCGGTGGATATtccggcggtggcggcggatACTCTGGCGGTGCACCGTCCTCAACTTACGGTGCTCCTTCAGGAGGCGGTGGTAGTGGTGGATATTCCGGCGGTGGTGGCAGTTTCGGAGGCGG CTCCGGTGGCTACTCCGgaggcggcggtggcggttaTTCCggaggtggcggcggcggttattccggcggtggcggtggcggtggcagACCGTCGTCGTCTTACGGTGCTCCAAgcagcggcggtggcggcggacAAAGCTACGCCAGCAATGGAGGCTACCAATACTAA